One region of Clostridiales bacterium genomic DNA includes:
- a CDS encoding threonine/serine dehydratase has translation MSMTLETIRAAHVRIAPYIVRTPLLRLPALDDALGCEVYVKAECMQRTGAFKLRGAMNKILTLTDAERVRGFVAASSGNHGRAVAYAAQRFGTHACIVMPRTAPPVKQAAIRALGAELVLCEASERFDVAARLCAERGATMVPPFNDEAVMAGQGTVGLEILAQCPEIDAVVVPVSGGGLIGGVSTAVKALAPRVRVFGAEPAALPRYRESLRAGHPVRVEQKRSVADALVAQMPGDVCFPYVAANTDGFAAVADDAILRGMKLLLLEGKLLCEPSSAIGIGAALCGRLPVREGDKVCFVVSGGSVALEQLHQLEDVRL, from the coding sequence ATGAGTATGACATTGGAGACCATCCGGGCGGCGCACGTGCGCATCGCCCCCTATATTGTCCGGACGCCGCTGCTGCGCCTGCCGGCGCTCGACGACGCCCTCGGCTGCGAGGTGTATGTCAAGGCCGAGTGTATGCAGCGCACGGGCGCATTCAAGCTGCGCGGCGCAATGAACAAGATCCTCACCCTGACGGACGCCGAGCGTGTGCGCGGCTTTGTCGCGGCGTCCTCCGGCAACCACGGCCGTGCGGTGGCCTATGCCGCGCAGCGCTTCGGCACGCACGCCTGCATCGTCATGCCGCGCACGGCCCCGCCCGTCAAGCAGGCGGCTATCCGCGCGCTGGGCGCGGAGCTCGTGCTGTGCGAGGCGTCCGAGCGGTTCGACGTGGCGGCGCGGCTGTGCGCCGAGCGGGGCGCGACGATGGTGCCGCCGTTCAATGACGAGGCGGTCATGGCGGGGCAGGGCACCGTCGGGCTGGAGATCCTGGCCCAGTGCCCGGAGATCGATGCAGTCGTTGTCCCGGTCAGCGGCGGCGGGCTCATCGGCGGCGTGTCCACGGCCGTCAAGGCGCTCGCGCCGCGCGTGCGCGTCTTCGGCGCGGAGCCGGCCGCGCTGCCGCGCTATCGGGAGAGTCTGCGTGCCGGGCACCCGGTGCGGGTGGAGCAGAAGCGCTCGGTCGCGGACGCGCTCGTCGCGCAGATGCCGGGGGATGTGTGCTTCCCGTATGTGGCGGCAAATACCGACGGCTTTGCGGCCGTTGCGGATGATGCTATTCTTCGCGGCATGAAGCTGCTGCTTCTGGAGGGCAAGCTGCTGTGCGAGCCGTCGTCCGCCATCGGCATCGGTGCGGCGCTGTGCGGCCGGCTCCCGGTGCGGGAAGGGGACAAGGTCTGCTTTGTCGTCAGCGGCGGCAGCGTCGCGCTCGAGCAGCTGCACCAGCTCGAGGACGTCAGGCTCTGA
- a CDS encoding DUF1810 domain-containing protein → MYDLDRFLTAQRRDYAAALREIQNGRKRSHWIWYIFPQVAGLGMSSTSQYYAISGLDEARAYLREPTLRAHLLEISSALLALDESDPTAVFGFPDDLKLRSSMTLFAAAAPDEPVFSAVLDKFFGGQPDTRTLQILGL, encoded by the coding sequence ATGTATGATCTTGATCGTTTTCTCACCGCACAGCGCCGGGACTACGCCGCCGCCCTGCGCGAGATCCAAAACGGCCGCAAGCGCAGCCACTGGATCTGGTACATCTTCCCGCAGGTCGCGGGGCTGGGCATGAGCAGCACGTCGCAGTACTATGCCATCTCCGGGCTCGACGAGGCGCGGGCCTATCTGCGCGAGCCGACGCTGCGCGCGCACCTGCTGGAGATCAGCAGCGCCCTGCTGGCACTCGACGAGAGTGACCCCACGGCCGTGTTCGGCTTTCCGGACGACCTGAAGCTGCGCTCGAGCATGACGCTCTTCGCGGCCGCCGCGCCGGACGAGCCGGTGTTTTCCGCCGTGCTCGATAAATTCTTCGGCGGGCAGCCCGACACGCGCACGCTGCAGATCCTCGGCCTGTAA
- a CDS encoding NUDIX hydrolase: MDNLTETKLTSEKIYSGCILDFYRDTVRLPNGGTAPRELSRHVGAVCIVPLLDDGRVIVERQFRYPVNEVITEIPAGKRDSRDEAPEAAARRELREETGITARELIPLGPFYPAAAYSDEVIWMYLARGLTFGEQQLDDDEFLNLQAVPLDELARDVLAGRIPDAKTQAAILRVYCMEHGFEPK; this comes from the coding sequence ATGGACAACCTGACCGAAACCAAACTCACATCCGAAAAGATCTACAGCGGCTGCATTCTCGACTTTTACCGCGACACCGTGCGCCTGCCCAACGGCGGCACCGCGCCGCGCGAATTATCGCGCCACGTGGGCGCGGTGTGCATCGTGCCGCTGCTCGACGACGGCCGCGTGATCGTCGAGCGGCAGTTTCGCTACCCGGTGAACGAGGTCATCACGGAGATCCCCGCCGGCAAGCGCGACAGCCGCGACGAGGCACCCGAGGCCGCCGCGCGCCGCGAGCTGCGCGAGGAGACCGGCATCACGGCGCGCGAGCTCATCCCGCTCGGCCCATTCTACCCCGCCGCCGCGTACTCGGACGAGGTCATCTGGATGTACCTCGCCCGCGGCCTGACCTTCGGCGAGCAGCAGCTCGACGACGATGAATTTCTCAACCTGCAGGCCGTGCCGCTCGACGAGCTTGCGCGCGACGTGCTGGCCGGGCGCATCCCGGACGCAAAGACGCAGGCAGCCATCCTGCGCGTGTACTGCATGGAGCACGGCTTTGAGCCGAAATAA
- a CDS encoding ATP-binding protein has translation MTKKIFQSILLVAGCVLLASLLIIVGFLYDYFGGVEKNQLRDELSLAAAAVEDGGTDYLSQLTADRYRLTWIAADGSVLYDTKTNAESLENHASRAEVSQALATGTGESTRYSSTLMEKTMYYAQRLDDGTVLRISISRATVGMIAVGMIQPLLIVLIVALILSGLLARRLSRRIVDPLNSLDLEHPLDNDAYEELSPLLKRIHHQHVEIQTQLRELREKTDEFTQITGSMREGLVLLDEHGSILSINAAAQALFGADAQCVGRDFLTIERSHEISTAIQAAAADGHSEVRAERAGRVYQFDISRITSDGKFLGTVILAFDITEQEFAERNRREFTANVSHELKTPLQGIIGSAELIENGMVRPEDLPRFVGHIHAEAARLVTLIDDIIRLSQLDEGDAMPTEPVDLLAVSQEAAENLHDAAAARSVTVSVTGQPAVLPGVRRLIYEIVYNLCDNAIKYNRDGGRVDVTVAADAGGSSITVADTGIGIAPEHQARVFERFYRVDKSHSKASGGTGLGLSIVKHAVQYHHGRIELESTPGTGTTIRVVFPNP, from the coding sequence ATGACCAAAAAGATCTTTCAATCCATCCTGCTCGTGGCCGGGTGCGTGCTGCTGGCGAGCCTGCTGATCATCGTGGGCTTTTTGTACGATTACTTCGGCGGCGTGGAGAAAAACCAGCTGCGCGACGAGCTGAGCCTCGCTGCGGCGGCCGTTGAGGACGGCGGCACGGACTACCTGTCCCAGCTGACGGCCGACCGTTATCGCCTGACATGGATCGCGGCCGACGGCAGCGTCCTGTACGACACGAAGACCAACGCCGAGAGTCTTGAGAACCACGCCTCGCGCGCCGAGGTCAGTCAGGCGCTGGCGACCGGCACTGGCGAGAGCACGCGCTATTCCTCGACGCTCATGGAAAAGACCATGTACTACGCCCAGCGTCTGGACGACGGCACGGTGCTGCGCATTTCCATCAGCCGCGCGACGGTCGGCATGATCGCCGTCGGCATGATCCAGCCGCTGCTGATCGTGCTCATCGTGGCGCTCATTCTCTCCGGCCTGCTGGCCAGACGGCTGTCGCGGCGCATCGTCGACCCGCTCAACAGCCTCGATCTCGAGCACCCGCTCGACAACGATGCCTACGAGGAGCTCTCGCCGCTGCTCAAGCGCATCCACCACCAGCACGTCGAGATCCAGACGCAGCTGCGCGAGCTGCGCGAAAAGACCGACGAATTCACGCAGATCACCGGCAGTATGCGCGAGGGCCTTGTCCTGCTCGACGAGCACGGCAGCATCCTGAGCATCAACGCCGCGGCGCAGGCGCTCTTCGGCGCGGACGCGCAGTGCGTCGGCAGGGATTTTCTCACCATCGAGCGCAGCCACGAGATCAGCACCGCCATTCAGGCCGCCGCTGCGGACGGCCACAGTGAGGTGCGCGCCGAGCGCGCGGGCCGCGTGTATCAGTTCGATATCAGCCGCATCACGTCCGACGGGAAATTCCTCGGCACGGTCATTCTGGCCTTTGACATCACGGAGCAGGAGTTTGCCGAGCGCAACCGCCGCGAGTTCACGGCGAATGTCTCGCACGAGCTCAAAACGCCGCTGCAGGGCATCATCGGCAGCGCCGAGCTGATCGAAAACGGCATGGTCAGGCCCGAGGATCTGCCGCGCTTCGTCGGCCACATCCACGCCGAGGCCGCGCGCCTCGTCACGCTCATCGACGATATCATCCGCCTGTCCCAGCTCGACGAGGGCGACGCCATGCCGACGGAGCCGGTCGACCTGCTCGCCGTGTCGCAGGAGGCGGCGGAGAACCTGCACGACGCCGCGGCCGCGCGCAGCGTTACGGTCAGCGTCACGGGACAGCCGGCCGTCCTGCCCGGCGTCCGCCGCCTGATCTATGAGATCGTCTATAACCTCTGCGACAACGCCATCAAGTACAACCGTGACGGCGGGCGCGTGGACGTGACGGTCGCGGCCGATGCCGGCGGCAGCAGCATCACCGTTGCCGACACCGGCATCGGCATCGCGCCGGAGCATCAGGCGCGTGTGTTCGAGCGCTTCTACCGCGTGGATAAGAGCCACTCCAAGGCGTCCGGCGGCACGGGCCTCGGATTGTCGATCGTCAAGCACGCTGTGCAGTATCACCACGGCCGCATCGAGCTCGAGAGCACGCCCGGCACGGGCACGACCATCCGTGTCGTGTTCCCGAACCCGTGA
- a CDS encoding response regulator transcription factor, translating into MIWCVEDDASIRDIEVYTLSSTGFDARGFADGVSFWSALQTEKPDLVVLDVMLPGVDGIELLQRMKASAELRTIPVVMATAKGAEYDKIRGLDLGADYYLVKPFGVMELVSCVKAVLRRCQPEKAAHQLRSGGLVVDLDAHTVTVDGARVALTYKEFELLRLFLSHPGMAFTRDQLFQEIWGMDYCGETRTVDMHIRTLRQKLGPYGRRIETVRNVGYRMEATT; encoded by the coding sequence ATGATCTGGTGTGTGGAGGACGACGCCAGTATCCGCGACATTGAGGTCTATACGCTCTCATCCACGGGGTTTGACGCCCGCGGCTTTGCCGACGGCGTGTCATTCTGGTCGGCGCTCCAGACGGAGAAGCCCGATCTGGTGGTGCTCGACGTGATGCTGCCCGGCGTGGACGGCATCGAGCTGCTGCAGCGCATGAAGGCGTCGGCGGAGCTGCGCACCATCCCGGTCGTCATGGCCACGGCCAAGGGCGCGGAGTACGACAAGATCCGCGGCCTCGACCTCGGCGCGGACTATTACCTCGTCAAGCCCTTCGGCGTGATGGAGCTCGTGTCCTGCGTCAAGGCGGTGCTGCGCCGCTGCCAGCCGGAAAAAGCTGCACATCAGCTGCGCAGCGGCGGGCTCGTCGTCGATCTCGACGCACACACGGTCACGGTCGACGGCGCGCGTGTCGCGCTTACGTATAAAGAATTTGAACTCCTGCGCCTGTTTCTGTCCCATCCGGGCATGGCGTTCACGCGCGACCAGCTCTTTCAGGAGATCTGGGGCATGGACTACTGCGGCGAGACCCGCACGGTCGACATGCACATCCGGACGCTCCGGCAGAAGCTCGGCCCCTACGGACGGCGGATCGAAACGGTGCGCAATGTTGGCTACCGCATGGAGGCAACGACATGA
- the phoU gene encoding phosphate signaling complex protein PhoU gives MRSRFDEQLALLNKEMIEMGALCEEVIALASKALTEADPELAQRVAPLDAEIDQKERNIESLCLKLLLQQQPVARDLRQISAALKMITDMERIGDQAEDIAEIIQFLAGRSAENDDLLREMALSTIHMVTESVDAYVKHDTMLAETVIAEDDVVDNAFDEVKRRLIDKIAAHPDDGEYALDLLMIAKYFERIGDHATNIAEWVIFSVTGVHKEG, from the coding sequence ATGAGAAGCCGGTTTGATGAACAGCTCGCGCTCCTGAACAAGGAGATGATCGAGATGGGCGCACTGTGCGAGGAGGTCATCGCGCTCGCATCCAAGGCCCTCACGGAGGCGGATCCGGAGCTGGCGCAGCGCGTCGCGCCGCTCGATGCCGAGATCGACCAGAAGGAGCGCAACATCGAGTCGCTGTGCCTCAAGCTCCTGCTCCAGCAGCAGCCGGTCGCGCGCGACCTGCGCCAGATCTCGGCCGCGCTGAAGATGATCACGGACATGGAGCGCATCGGCGATCAGGCCGAGGACATTGCGGAGATCATCCAGTTTCTCGCCGGCCGTTCGGCGGAAAATGACGATCTGCTGCGCGAAATGGCGCTCTCGACCATCCATATGGTCACAGAAAGTGTTGACGCCTACGTCAAGCATGATACAATGCTGGCAGAGACGGTCATCGCCGAGGACGATGTCGTGGACAACGCCTTCGACGAGGTCAAGCGCCGGCTGATCGACAAGATCGCCGCCCACCCCGACGACGGGGAGTACGCGCTCGACCTGCTCATGATCGCCAAATACTTCGAGCGCATCGGCGACCACGCGACGAACATCGCCGAGTGGGTGATCTTCTCGGTCACCGGGGTGCACAAGGAGGGGTAA
- the pstB gene encoding phosphate ABC transporter ATP-binding protein PstB — protein MSDIMTVQGLDLWYGDHQALHDISMNIPEKSITALIGPSGCGKSTFLKTLNRMNDLIPGVKITGDVRYRDQDIFAPGTDVNELRREIGMVFQKPNPFPMSIYDNIAYGPRTHGIKNRARLDEIVEKSLRGAAIWDEVKDRLKKNALGLSGGQQQRLCIARALAVEPEVLLMDEPTSALDPISTSKIEELAMQLKEQYTIVIVTHNMQQAVRISDRTAFFLLGELVECGDTQQLFSQPQDKRTEDYITGRFG, from the coding sequence ATGAGTGACATTATGACAGTCCAGGGCCTGGACCTCTGGTACGGAGATCATCAGGCGCTGCACGATATCAGCATGAATATTCCCGAAAAGAGCATCACGGCGCTCATCGGGCCGTCCGGCTGCGGCAAATCCACGTTTCTCAAAACGCTCAACCGCATGAACGACCTCATTCCGGGCGTGAAGATCACGGGCGATGTGCGCTACCGCGATCAGGACATTTTCGCCCCCGGAACGGACGTCAACGAGCTGCGGCGCGAGATCGGCATGGTCTTTCAGAAGCCGAACCCGTTTCCGATGAGCATCTACGACAACATTGCCTATGGCCCGCGCACGCACGGCATCAAAAACCGCGCCAGGCTCGACGAGATCGTCGAAAAGTCCCTGCGCGGCGCGGCCATCTGGGACGAGGTGAAAGACCGCCTGAAGAAAAACGCCCTCGGCCTCTCCGGCGGCCAGCAGCAGCGCCTGTGCATCGCCCGCGCGCTCGCGGTCGAGCCGGAGGTGCTGCTCATGGACGAACCCACGAGCGCGCTTGACCCCATCTCCACGTCGAAGATCGAGGAGCTGGCCATGCAGCTCAAGGAACAGTACACGATCGTCATCGTCACGCACAACATGCAGCAGGCGGTGCGTATCTCTGACCGCACGGCGTTTTTCCTGCTCGGCGAGCTCGTCGAGTGCGGCGACACGCAGCAGCTGTTCTCGCAGCCGCAGGATAAGCGCACGGAGGATTACATCACAGGGAGGTTTGGCTAA
- the pstA gene encoding phosphate ABC transporter permease PstA gives MKKKAVSGGRRAYILTMRILMGAAAIITAALVLFLIAYVLIKGLPNVSWALLSTAPSYLSDRIGILPDILNTLYIVIATLLIVLPLGVGAAIYLTEYATNRRLIGAIEYAAETLSGIPSIIYGLVGMLFFCQFLNMKTSLLAGALTLVIMNLPTIMRTTQESLKTVPQSYREGAFGLGAGKWRVIRTVVLPGCVDGVITGCILSVGRILGESAALLFTAGFAHALNDFFEGLSSAGATLTVALYVYAKEQGRFDVAFAIAAILMILTLLINGAATLVERYFRRKRSL, from the coding sequence ATGAAAAAGAAAGCCGTTTCCGGTGGCCGCAGGGCCTATATTCTCACCATGCGCATCCTCATGGGTGCGGCGGCCATTATCACGGCGGCGCTCGTGCTGTTTCTGATCGCCTACGTGCTCATCAAAGGCCTGCCGAACGTGTCGTGGGCGCTGCTGTCCACCGCGCCGAGCTACCTGTCCGACCGCATCGGCATCCTGCCGGACATCCTCAACACGCTCTATATCGTCATCGCGACGCTGCTCATCGTCCTGCCGCTCGGCGTGGGCGCGGCCATCTACCTGACCGAGTACGCCACGAACCGCCGGCTCATCGGCGCCATCGAGTACGCGGCCGAGACGCTCTCCGGCATCCCGTCGATCATCTACGGCCTTGTGGGCATGCTGTTTTTCTGCCAGTTTCTGAACATGAAAACATCGCTGCTGGCCGGCGCGCTCACGCTCGTCATCATGAACCTGCCGACCATCATGCGCACCACGCAGGAGAGCCTCAAAACCGTGCCGCAGAGCTACCGCGAGGGCGCGTTCGGCCTCGGTGCGGGCAAGTGGCGTGTCATCCGCACCGTGGTGCTGCCCGGCTGCGTGGACGGCGTCATCACCGGCTGCATCCTGTCTGTCGGCCGCATCCTCGGCGAGTCGGCCGCGCTGCTGTTCACGGCGGGCTTTGCCCACGCGCTCAACGACTTTTTCGAGGGACTGAGCAGCGCGGGCGCCACGCTCACCGTCGCGCTTTACGTTTACGCCAAGGAGCAGGGCCGGTTTGATGTGGCCTTTGCCATCGCCGCCATTTTGATGATCCTTACGCTGCTCATCAACGGCGCTGCTACGCTCGTTGAGCGATACTTCAGGAGGAAAAGAAGTTTATGA
- the pstC gene encoding phosphate ABC transporter permease subunit PstC → MKKRSQVLETVVHGVFLLLGLITVGCVLLISVYLIVSGIPAIQKIGLVPFLFGKTWASTAAEPSYGILPFILTSVYGTAGAIVLGVPLGFLTAVYLAKVAPPRLKTVLESAVSLLAGIPSVVYGLVGMLVLVPGIRKVFHLADGASLLAAIVVLAIMILPSIIKVSVTALEAVPPEYEDASLALGATPIETYFKVSVPAAKSGIAAAVVLGVGRAIGEAMAVMMVSGNVPNMPSLFQSVRFLTTAVASEMSYSSGLQRQALFSIALVLFLFIMLINATLNFFLKRNKEGDK, encoded by the coding sequence ATGAAAAAGAGATCTCAAGTTCTGGAGACGGTCGTGCATGGCGTGTTTCTGCTCCTTGGCCTTATCACCGTCGGGTGTGTGCTGCTCATCAGCGTGTACCTGATCGTCTCCGGAATCCCCGCCATCCAGAAGATCGGGCTCGTCCCGTTTCTGTTCGGCAAGACGTGGGCCTCCACGGCGGCAGAGCCGTCGTACGGCATTTTACCGTTCATTCTGACGAGTGTATACGGCACGGCCGGGGCCATCGTGCTCGGCGTGCCGCTGGGCTTCCTGACGGCCGTGTATCTGGCGAAGGTCGCCCCGCCGCGGCTCAAGACCGTGCTGGAATCGGCCGTGAGCCTGCTGGCCGGCATCCCGTCGGTCGTCTACGGCCTTGTGGGTATGCTCGTGCTCGTGCCGGGCATCCGCAAGGTGTTTCACCTGGCCGACGGCGCGAGCCTGCTCGCCGCCATCGTCGTGCTGGCGATCATGATCCTGCCGTCGATCATCAAGGTGTCCGTCACGGCGCTCGAGGCCGTGCCACCCGAGTATGAGGACGCATCGCTCGCGCTCGGCGCGACGCCCATCGAGACGTATTTCAAGGTTTCCGTCCCGGCGGCGAAGAGCGGCATTGCCGCCGCCGTCGTGCTCGGCGTCGGCCGCGCCATCGGCGAGGCCATGGCCGTCATGATGGTGTCGGGCAATGTGCCGAATATGCCGAGCCTGTTTCAGAGCGTGCGCTTTCTGACCACCGCCGTCGCCAGCGAAATGTCCTACTCCAGCGGCCTGCAGCGGCAGGCGCTGTTTTCCATCGCGCTGGTGCTGTTTTTGTTCATCATGCTCATCAACGCCACGCTCAACTTCTTCCTCAAGCGCAATAAGGAGGGGGACAAATGA
- a CDS encoding phosphate ABC transporter substrate-binding protein: protein MKKIITILCIAVMALSLFAGCGQKADDNNTAAAGGTVSTDGSTSMEKVIGALGESFMEANSGTTFTYNPTGSGSGIQAVSEGRCDIGLSSRALKDDEKASGLKETTLALDGIAIIVNPQNPVKDLTLEQIAKIYTGEITNWKDVGGNDAEIVLIGREAGSGTRDGFESITDTKDACQYRQELTSTGDVITTVSQNPNAIGYASLAAIKDSVKALTVNGVAPTEATVKDGTYLVQRPFVLVTKEGVALSETAQKFFDFATSADAASIISAAGAVPVA from the coding sequence TTGAAAAAGATCATTACCATTTTGTGCATTGCCGTCATGGCGCTCTCGCTGTTCGCGGGCTGCGGCCAGAAGGCGGATGACAACAACACGGCCGCTGCCGGCGGCACGGTCTCGACCGACGGTTCCACCTCGATGGAAAAAGTCATCGGCGCGCTCGGCGAGTCCTTCATGGAAGCAAACTCGGGCACGACCTTCACCTATAACCCGACCGGCTCCGGCTCCGGCATCCAGGCCGTCTCCGAGGGCCGCTGCGACATCGGCCTGTCGAGCCGCGCGCTCAAGGACGACGAGAAGGCATCCGGCCTGAAGGAGACCACCCTCGCCCTCGACGGCATCGCCATCATCGTCAACCCCCAGAACCCCGTCAAGGACCTGACCCTGGAGCAGATCGCCAAGATCTACACCGGTGAGATCACCAACTGGAAGGATGTCGGCGGCAACGACGCCGAGATCGTCCTCATCGGCCGCGAGGCCGGCAGCGGCACGCGCGACGGCTTCGAGTCCATCACTGACACGAAGGATGCCTGCCAGTACCGTCAGGAGCTGACCTCCACGGGCGATGTCATCACTACCGTGTCCCAGAACCCGAACGCCATCGGCTATGCCTCTCTGGCTGCCATCAAGGACAGCGTCAAGGCCCTGACCGTCAACGGTGTTGCCCCGACGGAAGCGACCGTCAAGGACGGCACCTACCTCGTGCAGCGTCCGTTCGTCCTCGTGACGAAGGAAGGCGTGGCCCTGAGCGAGACCGCGCAGAAGTTCTTCGACTTTGCGACCTCTGCAGATGCCGCGTCCATCATCTCCGCGGCGGGCGCAGTCCCGGTGGCCTGA